From Variovorax sp. J2L1-78, the proteins below share one genomic window:
- a CDS encoding ABC transporter ATP-binding protein produces the protein MLKLDQVSVRYGATTGVDRISLHVREGELVTLIGANGAGKSTTLRAINGLEPLAGGTIHFDGHLVSGATPATIIDRGISHCPEGRRVFPQLTVRENLEMGAYRRTDRQRARDDMERLLDKFPRLRERIKQAAGTLSGGEQQMLAIARALMARPRLVMFDEPSLGLAPNFVEMIFDLILEIRREGVTVLMVEQNAYAALEMCDRAYLLENGRIVKDGTAADMLADPAIRRAYLGG, from the coding sequence GTGCTCAAGCTTGATCAGGTTTCGGTCCGCTACGGCGCGACCACCGGTGTCGACCGCATCTCGCTCCATGTGCGCGAAGGCGAACTCGTCACGCTCATCGGTGCCAACGGCGCCGGCAAGTCGACCACGCTGCGCGCCATCAACGGCCTGGAGCCGCTCGCCGGCGGCACCATCCACTTCGACGGCCATCTCGTGTCCGGCGCCACGCCGGCGACGATCATCGACCGCGGCATCTCGCACTGCCCCGAAGGCCGACGGGTGTTCCCGCAGCTCACGGTGCGCGAGAACCTCGAGATGGGCGCCTACCGCCGCACCGACCGCCAGCGCGCGCGCGACGACATGGAGCGCCTGCTCGACAAGTTCCCGCGCCTGCGCGAGCGCATCAAGCAGGCGGCCGGGACGCTGTCGGGCGGCGAGCAGCAGATGCTGGCCATCGCACGTGCGCTGATGGCGCGTCCGCGGCTGGTGATGTTCGACGAGCCCTCGCTTGGCCTCGCACCGAACTTCGTCGAGATGATCTTCGACCTGATCCTGGAGATCCGCCGCGAAGGTGTGACGGTGTTGATGGTCGAGCAGAACGCCTACGCCGCGCTGGAAATGTGCGACCGCGCCTACCTGCTGGAGAACGGTCGCATCGTGAAGGACGGCACCGCGGCCGACATGCTGGCCGACCCGGCGATCCGTCGGGCCTATCTGGGCGGGTGA
- a CDS encoding M30 family zinc metallopeptidase, with the protein MPCRTPNALFGAIASLAAAAILAACGGGGGGGEGGAAGTAGASAPPVAAIDTPSPLTAACTDCGAVDGSTYAGAGTGVWQVSNAGSLAKDFPLAIKGLTGQLVTLVFTNESAQEVAMPSLQILSSSTTLAPTLSKTMAGGGDSADAGTAFNADVANFNRDGFARLLSTPTAAAGVAAKLSALSAPTAPAATYTVGQQRTVYLLDRSQRTVRLAGQRATGDGTVVNVWVETSEIDPARVSATLSDRVRDAFAGAGGIYDMLVKVGGPLWGPHGHTELLPGSGQPIDIFLVNFDRNAQPYGMGGYFWGLNNFKTGAGQLAYSNESLSMYMDTETMYLDGERGLRQVVTALAHEGMHMQNFYRRSVSMGSQFAFDDWLEEMSALMMEDWASYALDTSHNAIRDARLPYYLNYRGSGSYNCELTRWDPMGTVCESYAVVGSFGGYLNRQFGLGFFQSVLRSTGLTDSAAVLEAAIKAQRPDSGIGQELRRFSSAAAGLVPLSAGVAGYSMPMRNDDGLQLVAMDPAALGESGRGLPAAVPSTLKGFASFPVSRFRLTGSYKETVRVPPGSTLTVVIR; encoded by the coding sequence ATGCCTTGCAGAACCCCCAACGCCCTCTTCGGCGCGATCGCATCCCTGGCTGCGGCCGCCATCCTCGCGGCCTGCGGCGGTGGAGGGGGCGGTGGTGAGGGGGGCGCGGCTGGCACCGCAGGCGCGAGCGCGCCACCGGTGGCCGCCATCGACACGCCGTCGCCGCTGACCGCGGCCTGCACCGACTGCGGTGCGGTCGACGGCAGCACCTATGCCGGTGCCGGCACCGGCGTGTGGCAGGTCTCGAACGCCGGGTCGCTGGCGAAGGACTTCCCCCTCGCCATCAAGGGCCTGACCGGCCAGCTCGTGACCCTGGTCTTCACCAACGAATCGGCACAGGAAGTCGCGATGCCGTCGCTGCAGATCCTGTCGTCGTCGACCACGCTGGCGCCGACCCTGAGCAAGACGATGGCTGGCGGCGGCGACAGCGCCGACGCGGGCACGGCATTCAACGCCGACGTGGCCAACTTCAACCGCGACGGCTTCGCCCGGCTGCTGAGCACGCCGACCGCGGCGGCCGGCGTCGCCGCGAAGCTCTCCGCGCTGTCGGCCCCGACAGCGCCGGCCGCCACCTACACGGTGGGGCAGCAGCGCACCGTGTACTTGCTCGACCGGTCGCAGCGCACGGTCCGGCTCGCGGGCCAGCGCGCCACCGGCGACGGCACGGTCGTCAACGTGTGGGTGGAGACGAGCGAAATCGACCCGGCGCGCGTGTCCGCGACGCTGAGCGACCGCGTGCGCGACGCCTTCGCCGGTGCCGGCGGCATCTACGACATGCTGGTCAAGGTCGGCGGCCCGCTGTGGGGCCCGCACGGGCACACCGAGCTGCTGCCCGGCAGCGGCCAGCCGATCGACATCTTCCTCGTCAACTTCGACCGCAACGCCCAGCCCTACGGCATGGGCGGCTACTTCTGGGGCCTGAACAACTTCAAGACGGGCGCGGGCCAGCTGGCCTACAGCAACGAATCGCTGAGCATGTACATGGACACCGAGACGATGTACCTCGACGGCGAACGCGGCCTGCGCCAGGTGGTCACGGCGCTCGCGCACGAAGGCATGCACATGCAGAACTTCTACCGCCGCAGCGTCAGCATGGGTTCCCAGTTCGCCTTCGACGACTGGCTCGAGGAGATGTCGGCACTGATGATGGAAGACTGGGCCAGCTACGCGCTCGACACCAGCCACAACGCCATCCGCGATGCACGCCTGCCGTATTACCTGAACTACCGCGGCAGCGGCAGCTACAACTGCGAGCTGACCCGCTGGGACCCGATGGGCACCGTGTGCGAAAGCTACGCCGTGGTCGGCTCCTTCGGCGGCTACCTGAACCGCCAGTTCGGCCTGGGCTTCTTCCAGTCGGTGTTGCGCAGCACCGGCCTGACCGACTCGGCCGCCGTGCTCGAGGCCGCGATCAAGGCCCAGCGCCCGGATTCCGGCATCGGCCAGGAACTGCGCCGCTTCTCGTCCGCCGCGGCCGGCCTGGTGCCGTTGAGCGCCGGTGTCGCCGGCTACAGCATGCCCATGCGCAACGACGACGGCCTGCAACTGGTGGCCATGGACCCCGCGGCCCTCGGCGAGTCGGGTCGCGGCTTGCCGGCGGCGGTCCCGTCGACGCTGAAGGGCTTCGCGAGCTTCCCGGTGTCGCGCTTCCGCCTGACCGGCAGCTACAAGGAAACGGTGCGTGTGCCGCCGGGCAGCACGCTGACGGTGGTCATCCGCTGA
- a CDS encoding arsenic transporter, whose protein sequence is MLTAILIFIFTLVLVIWQPRGLGIGWSASLGAVIALIFGVVQLSDIPVVWGIVWNATATFVAVIIISLLLDEAGFFEWAALHVARWGGGHGRLLFAFIVLLGAAVSALFANDGAALILTPIVMAMLLALGFTPAATLAFVMAAGFIADTASLPLIVSNLVNIVSADFFKIGFDDYAAVMVPVNIASVLASLVVLMLYFRHGIPATYDVAQLKPPSEAIKDRATFRAGWVVLALLLIGFFGLEPLGVPVSAVAAVGAALLLAVAARGSVISTRKVLHGAPWQIVIFSLGMYLVVYGLRNAGLTDRIAGLLNIFAQSGVWGAAMGTGVLTALLSSVMNNMPTVLIGALSIDASSATGVVKEAMIYANVIGCDLGPKITPIGSLATLLWLHVLARKGTTITWGYYFRVGIVLTVPVLLVTLAALAIRLGFA, encoded by the coding sequence ATGCTGACGGCCATCCTCATTTTCATCTTCACGCTCGTCCTGGTCATCTGGCAGCCCAGAGGCCTGGGCATCGGCTGGAGCGCGTCGCTGGGCGCCGTGATCGCGCTGATCTTCGGGGTTGTGCAGCTGAGCGACATACCGGTGGTCTGGGGCATCGTCTGGAACGCCACCGCCACCTTCGTGGCCGTGATCATCATCAGCCTGCTGCTGGACGAGGCCGGCTTCTTCGAATGGGCGGCATTGCACGTCGCGCGCTGGGGCGGCGGCCATGGACGGCTGCTGTTCGCTTTCATCGTGCTGCTCGGCGCGGCCGTGTCGGCCCTGTTCGCCAACGACGGTGCCGCGTTGATCCTCACGCCGATCGTCATGGCGATGCTGCTGGCCCTCGGCTTCACGCCCGCCGCGACGCTGGCCTTCGTCATGGCCGCGGGCTTCATCGCCGACACCGCCAGTCTGCCGCTGATCGTCTCGAACCTGGTGAACATCGTCTCGGCGGACTTCTTCAAGATCGGCTTCGACGACTATGCGGCCGTCATGGTCCCCGTGAACATCGCCTCGGTGCTCGCCAGCCTCGTGGTGCTGATGCTGTATTTCCGGCACGGCATTCCCGCCACCTACGACGTGGCGCAGCTCAAGCCGCCGAGCGAAGCGATCAAGGACCGCGCCACTTTCCGGGCAGGCTGGGTGGTGCTGGCGCTCCTGCTCATCGGCTTCTTCGGCCTGGAGCCGCTGGGCGTGCCGGTGAGCGCGGTGGCCGCTGTCGGCGCTGCGCTGCTGCTGGCCGTGGCGGCGCGTGGCTCGGTGATCAGCACGCGCAAGGTGCTGCACGGCGCGCCCTGGCAGATCGTGATCTTCTCGCTCGGCATGTACCTGGTGGTCTACGGCCTGCGCAACGCGGGCCTTACCGACCGCATCGCCGGGCTGCTGAACATCTTCGCGCAGAGCGGCGTCTGGGGTGCGGCGATGGGCACCGGCGTCCTCACCGCGCTGCTGTCGTCGGTGATGAACAACATGCCGACGGTGCTGATCGGCGCGCTGTCGATCGACGCCTCTTCCGCGACCGGCGTGGTGAAGGAGGCCATGATTTATGCCAACGTGATCGGCTGCGACCTCGGCCCGAAGATCACCCCCATCGGCAGCCTGGCCACGCTGCTCTGGCTGCACGTCCTGGCCAGGAAGGGCACCACCATCACCTGGGGCTACTACTTCCGGGTCGGCATCGTGCTCACCGTGCCGGTGCTGCTTGTGACCTTGGCCGCGCTGGCGATCCGCCTGGGTTTCGCCTGA
- a CDS encoding arsenate reductase ArsC, with product MMTDTPHNVLFICTGNSARSILAEGLLNQLGGRRFKAFSAGSHPKGAVNPLALETLRTLHIEDRGYSSKSWDEFAKEGVAPMDFVITVCDQAAGEMCPVWPGQPITAHWGLPDPAAVEGTEEEKKRAFMDTAVTLKRRIEFMLSLPMDKLERMAIQHEVREIGTRR from the coding sequence ATCATGACCGACACTCCCCACAACGTGCTGTTCATCTGCACCGGCAACTCCGCGCGTTCCATCCTGGCCGAAGGCCTGCTCAACCAGTTGGGGGGCCGCCGGTTCAAGGCCTTTTCCGCCGGTAGCCATCCCAAGGGCGCCGTGAACCCGCTGGCACTCGAAACGCTGCGGACGCTCCACATCGAAGACCGCGGCTACAGCAGCAAGAGCTGGGACGAGTTCGCCAAGGAGGGCGTTGCGCCGATGGACTTCGTGATCACCGTCTGCGACCAGGCCGCGGGCGAGATGTGCCCGGTGTGGCCCGGCCAGCCGATCACCGCGCACTGGGGCCTGCCGGACCCCGCCGCGGTGGAAGGCACCGAGGAAGAGAAAAAGCGGGCCTTCATGGACACGGCGGTGACGCTCAAGCGCCGCATCGAGTTCATGCTGTCGCTGCCGATGGACAAGCTCGAGCGCATGGCCATCCAGCATGAAGTGCGCGAGATCGGGACCCGCCGGTGA
- a CDS encoding ArsR/SmtB family transcription factor, whose amino-acid sequence METNEAVRALAALAQPLRLQVFRRLVVAGTDGMTPGALVEALGVPSTSLSFHLKELTHAGLVTQERQSRNLIYRAAFDQMKALLGYLTDNCCQGEACMASDGSLRC is encoded by the coding sequence ATGGAAACAAATGAGGCTGTCCGTGCGCTGGCCGCGCTTGCCCAACCCCTGCGGCTGCAGGTCTTCCGGCGTCTGGTGGTCGCCGGTACCGACGGCATGACGCCCGGGGCGCTGGTCGAGGCCCTCGGTGTCCCGAGCACCAGCCTCTCGTTCCACCTCAAGGAGCTGACGCATGCCGGCCTCGTCACGCAGGAGCGCCAGAGCCGCAATCTCATCTACCGCGCTGCCTTCGACCAGATGAAGGCGCTGCTCGGCTACCTCACGGACAACTGCTGCCAGGGCGAGGCTTGCATGGCCTCGGACGGCTCCCTTCGTTGTTGA
- a CDS encoding lysophospholipid acyltransferase family protein codes for MSDAERPVDFGRRLRRARRRALFLGLRTLLRVAGFQRVRLLGQLTGALQYRLAWRQRRRIAHDMALALGKPPGDPSIAPLLREAYRVNNTAVLEILAMFDQRQDEDMLIARCEVDGLAHLRTAMAGGRGAILLATHMGNAALLTIQLARAGWGVSVVYREARMMSAGLLQNGLEQYGIEGILANTGLRAYAQMVSALKQGRIVFVMMDQGVQQAETGLMQRFLGKDAAMPAGPAQLARAARAPLLPVATTAAEPVWRFEIQPPVPLGQGSLASDVERLVQLTEQQVRQHPQLWSWHHRRWRKLPLATTPPPVASS; via the coding sequence GTGAGCGACGCGGAACGCCCGGTCGACTTCGGCCGCCGCCTGCGGCGCGCCCGCCGTCGCGCGCTCTTCCTCGGCTTGCGCACGCTGCTGCGCGTGGCCGGCTTCCAGCGCGTGCGCCTGCTCGGCCAACTGACGGGCGCGCTGCAGTACCGGCTGGCCTGGCGCCAGCGCCGGCGCATCGCGCACGACATGGCGCTGGCGCTGGGCAAGCCGCCCGGCGACCCGTCGATCGCGCCGCTGCTGCGCGAGGCCTACCGGGTGAACAACACCGCCGTGCTCGAGATTCTGGCGATGTTCGACCAGCGCCAGGACGAGGACATGCTCATCGCGCGTTGCGAGGTCGACGGCCTCGCGCACCTGCGCACCGCCATGGCCGGCGGGCGCGGCGCGATCCTGCTGGCCACGCACATGGGCAATGCGGCGCTGCTCACCATCCAGTTGGCCCGCGCCGGCTGGGGCGTGAGTGTGGTCTACCGCGAGGCGCGGATGATGTCGGCGGGCCTGCTGCAGAACGGGCTCGAGCAGTACGGCATCGAAGGCATCCTTGCAAACACCGGCCTGCGCGCCTATGCGCAGATGGTGTCGGCGCTGAAGCAGGGCCGCATCGTTTTCGTCATGATGGACCAGGGCGTGCAGCAGGCCGAGACCGGGCTGATGCAACGCTTTCTGGGCAAGGACGCCGCCATGCCGGCCGGCCCCGCGCAGCTCGCCCGCGCGGCGCGTGCGCCGCTGCTGCCGGTGGCCACGACGGCGGCCGAGCCGGTCTGGCGCTTCGAGATCCAGCCGCCGGTGCCCTTGGGTCAGGGGTCACTGGCGTCGGATGTCGAGCGCCTGGTTCAGCTCACCGAACAGCAGGTGCGCCAGCATCCGCAGCTGTGGAGCTGGCATCACCGCCGCTGGCGCAAGCTGCCGCTGGCCACCACGCCGCCGCCCGTCGCGTCTTCCTGA
- a CDS encoding ABC transporter ATP-binding protein, with the protein MSGEPIDAVTAARARGAVPMIAAFVRAYPGRSLAALAAVFVAGLLDGLGMSMLLSMLTLTTAGDPGRKPSMPEQVATRIADVLGLPPTAPVMLTLAIALIALRAGLTLVANKQVGYTVAHIATDLRLALIRAVMGARWSHYLQQSVGRLSNAVATEAQRASEAFQYSAEMAAMLLNSLIYMGIALAISWQAGVATAIAGGLLLTLLHTLIRSSRRAGQHQTQLLTSLLSAIGAQLAAAKPLKAMAREDHVDALLSDQMKQLRRALRRQVVSREALSALQDPLLAIMVGTGFFLSLVVLKMPLASVLVMLFLLARVVSYLSKTQRAYQQIVVRESAYWALIDGIDAAHAQAEPKGGDRTATLSDGIAFDGVRFRHGDGRLVLEDASFTIHARELTVIVGPSGAGKTTMLDLVVGLLEPEAGSVRVDGVPMPELALRPWRRQIGYVPQDSVLVNESIAYNLALGEQDLSEADLRDALRAADALDFVDAMPEGLQTRVGEGGSRLSGGQRQRLAIARALVHKPSLLVLDEATSSLDAEAQAVVIDTVKRLKGSLTILAVAHQGLLIDAADRIYRLADAQVSLVRGPQEPEVAA; encoded by the coding sequence ATGAGCGGCGAGCCCATCGACGCCGTGACTGCCGCTCGCGCCCGCGGCGCGGTGCCCATGATCGCCGCCTTCGTGCGCGCCTACCCCGGCCGCAGCCTGGCCGCGCTCGCCGCGGTCTTCGTCGCAGGCCTGCTCGATGGCCTCGGCATGTCGATGCTGCTGTCGATGCTCACGCTCACGACCGCCGGCGACCCGGGCCGCAAGCCGTCGATGCCCGAGCAGGTCGCCACGCGCATCGCCGACGTCCTCGGCCTGCCGCCGACCGCGCCGGTCATGCTCACGCTGGCGATCGCGCTGATCGCGCTGCGCGCCGGCCTCACGCTGGTGGCCAACAAGCAGGTCGGCTACACGGTGGCGCACATCGCCACCGACCTGCGCCTGGCGCTGATCCGCGCGGTGATGGGCGCGCGCTGGAGCCACTACCTGCAGCAGTCGGTCGGCCGGCTGTCGAACGCGGTCGCCACCGAGGCGCAGCGTGCCTCCGAAGCCTTCCAGTACAGCGCCGAGATGGCGGCGATGCTGCTCAATTCGCTGATCTACATGGGCATTGCCCTCGCGATCTCGTGGCAGGCGGGCGTGGCCACGGCGATTGCCGGCGGCCTGCTGCTGACCTTGCTGCACACACTGATCCGCAGTTCGCGCCGTGCGGGCCAGCACCAGACGCAGTTGCTCACCTCGCTACTGTCGGCCATCGGTGCGCAGCTGGCCGCGGCCAAGCCGCTGAAGGCGATGGCACGCGAGGACCACGTCGATGCGCTGCTGTCGGACCAGATGAAGCAACTGCGCCGTGCGCTGCGCCGCCAGGTCGTCAGCCGCGAGGCGCTCAGCGCGCTGCAGGACCCGCTGCTCGCCATCATGGTCGGCACCGGCTTCTTCCTGAGCCTGGTGGTGCTGAAGATGCCGCTGGCGTCGGTGCTGGTCATGCTCTTCCTGCTGGCGCGGGTGGTGAGCTACCTCTCCAAGACGCAGCGGGCCTATCAGCAGATCGTCGTGCGCGAGAGCGCCTATTGGGCCCTCATCGACGGCATCGACGCCGCGCATGCGCAGGCCGAGCCGAAGGGCGGCGACCGTACGGCGACGCTGTCCGACGGCATCGCGTTCGACGGCGTGCGCTTCCGCCACGGCGACGGCCGCCTGGTGCTCGAGGACGCGTCCTTCACCATCCACGCGCGCGAGCTGACCGTCATCGTCGGCCCCTCGGGCGCCGGCAAGACCACGATGCTCGACCTGGTGGTCGGCCTGCTGGAGCCGGAGGCCGGCAGCGTGCGCGTCGACGGCGTGCCGATGCCTGAACTGGCCCTGCGCCCCTGGCGGCGGCAGATCGGCTACGTGCCGCAGGATTCCGTGCTGGTCAACGAATCCATCGCCTACAACCTCGCGCTCGGCGAGCAGGACCTGAGTGAGGCCGACCTGCGCGATGCCCTGCGTGCCGCCGATGCGCTCGACTTCGTCGACGCCATGCCCGAGGGCCTGCAGACGCGGGTGGGCGAGGGCGGATCGCGCCTGTCCGGCGGCCAGCGCCAACGCCTGGCCATCGCGCGGGCGTTGGTGCACAAGCCCAGCCTGCTGGTGCTCGACGAAGCCACCAGCAGCCTCGACGCCGAGGCCCAGGCCGTGGTGATCGACACAGTGAAGCGCCTGAAGGGCAGCCTGACGATCCTGGCCGTGGCGCATCAGGGCCTGCTGATCGACGCGGCGGACCGGATCTACCGGCTGGCCGATGCGCAGGTGAGCCTGGTGCGCGGTCCGCAGGAACCAGAGGTGGCCGCGTGA
- a CDS encoding diacylglycerol kinase family protein → MAAAVRPILNAEVPGLMPVLESLDALATVSMPPCLIVNPLSFRASRGLAEQAQALAKAQGAEVVVVDGPASLTAAVDAILARRQRHVMVLAGDGTVRAVIDQLASLPTGAWTPDLLVLPGGRTNLTAADLTPGIDAMRLLERGLAAVADKRWDAAVVERATLCIEQGPAPARRGLWVGAALIDGVIRRTHAHRIGGDGALRTGHLSTLSSLLRLVWLALRGRSGLSCPELRIDAGPLGRFEGKVNLLLATTLQHRQGLFDPYATRADGGMRLTAVSRHASRFYRSLPRLLTGRFSRAMDTAHGFLSGGCAQVEITGLGGYSLDGEAYDTDPARPVVIRRGPSLRFFAA, encoded by the coding sequence TTGGCTGCCGCGGTCCGGCCGATCTTGAACGCCGAGGTGCCCGGGCTGATGCCCGTGTTGGAGTCGCTCGACGCACTGGCGACCGTTTCGATGCCGCCGTGCCTCATCGTCAACCCGTTGAGCTTTCGCGCGTCACGCGGCTTGGCCGAGCAGGCGCAGGCGCTGGCGAAGGCGCAGGGCGCCGAGGTGGTCGTGGTGGACGGTCCCGCCTCGCTCACCGCCGCGGTCGACGCCATCCTGGCCCGGCGCCAGCGCCACGTGATGGTGCTGGCCGGCGACGGGACCGTGCGCGCGGTCATCGACCAACTGGCCAGCCTGCCCACGGGGGCCTGGACGCCGGACCTGCTCGTGCTGCCCGGCGGCCGCACCAACCTGACGGCCGCCGACCTGACACCGGGTATCGACGCGATGCGCCTGCTCGAGCGCGGGCTGGCCGCCGTCGCGGACAAGCGCTGGGATGCCGCTGTCGTCGAGCGCGCCACGCTGTGCATCGAGCAGGGGCCGGCACCGGCACGCCGCGGCCTGTGGGTGGGCGCGGCGCTGATCGACGGCGTGATCCGCCGCACGCACGCCCACCGCATCGGTGGTGACGGCGCGCTGCGCACCGGCCACCTGAGCACGCTGTCGTCGTTGCTGCGCCTGGTTTGGCTGGCATTGCGTGGGCGTTCCGGCCTGTCGTGCCCCGAACTGCGCATCGATGCCGGTCCGCTGGGCCGCTTCGAGGGCAAGGTGAACCTGCTGCTCGCGACCACGCTGCAGCACCGCCAAGGCCTGTTCGACCCGTACGCCACGCGCGCCGATGGCGGCATGCGCCTGACGGCCGTGTCGCGCCATGCCAGCCGCTTCTACCGCTCGCTGCCGCGCCTGCTCACGGGGCGTTTCTCGCGCGCGATGGACACGGCCCACGGCTTCCTCAGCGGCGGCTGTGCGCAGGTCGAGATCACGGGCCTCGGCGGCTATTCGCTCGACGGCGAGGCCTACGACACCGACCCGGCGCGCCCGGTCGTGATCCGTCGCGGCCCCTCTCTTCGGTTTTTTGCCGCATGA
- a CDS encoding fatty acid desaturase family protein translates to MTATSTPLERAPAASAAARNFAWRGQARALIDDLFERSPAIYWTDFLLSTGIGWALTAVYFLATPWSAVQIAAFVVASLLFFRSGTFIHEIIHMPNQQMVWFKRAWNLLLGIPFLMPWIMYSNHIEHHNHRRFGTPSDGEYLPLGSSPVKETLKYLAQAPLLPLFMVVRFGVLGPLSWLHGGLRHWVLTRASAAVSNPYYSERFPKRFEKHLKIVEALCFAYIMALAVLVWRDVISFKHVAMGYLLLAFTLGLNWVRNLAAHRYVNDGTPMDLAGQVEESINITGQTWLTIAFFPVGLRYHALHHLFPALPYHNMDEAHRRLMQNLPADASYRITNRDSFFAAVRELWQSARQTPHEQSAMRAWLPRSGRS, encoded by the coding sequence GTGACTGCCACCTCCACCCCCCTTGAACGGGCTCCCGCCGCCTCAGCGGCTGCACGAAATTTCGCATGGCGGGGGCAGGCGCGCGCGCTGATCGACGACCTGTTCGAACGCTCACCGGCCATCTACTGGACCGACTTCCTGCTCAGCACGGGCATCGGCTGGGCGTTGACGGCCGTCTATTTCCTGGCGACGCCCTGGAGCGCCGTGCAGATCGCCGCGTTCGTGGTCGCCAGCCTGCTGTTCTTCCGCTCGGGCACCTTCATCCACGAGATCATCCACATGCCGAACCAGCAGATGGTGTGGTTCAAGCGGGCGTGGAACCTGTTGCTGGGCATCCCGTTCCTGATGCCGTGGATCATGTACAGCAACCACATCGAGCACCACAACCACCGCCGCTTCGGCACCCCGTCGGACGGCGAATACCTGCCGCTCGGTTCGTCGCCGGTGAAGGAAACCCTCAAGTACCTGGCGCAGGCTCCGCTCCTGCCGCTCTTCATGGTGGTGCGCTTCGGCGTGCTGGGGCCGCTGTCGTGGCTCCACGGCGGACTGCGCCACTGGGTGCTGACGCGCGCGTCGGCGGCGGTGTCCAACCCGTACTACAGCGAGCGCTTCCCCAAGCGCTTCGAGAAGCACCTGAAGATCGTCGAGGCGCTGTGCTTCGCGTACATCATGGCGCTCGCCGTGCTGGTCTGGCGCGACGTCATCAGCTTCAAGCACGTGGCCATGGGCTACCTGCTGCTGGCCTTCACGCTGGGGCTGAACTGGGTGCGCAACCTGGCGGCGCACCGCTACGTCAACGACGGCACGCCGATGGACCTGGCGGGGCAGGTCGAGGAATCCATCAACATCACTGGCCAGACCTGGCTGACCATCGCCTTCTTCCCGGTGGGCCTGCGCTACCACGCGCTGCACCATCTCTTCCCGGCGCTGCCGTACCACAACATGGACGAAGCGCATCGCCGCCTGATGCAGAACCTGCCGGCGGATGCGTCCTACCGCATCACCAACCGCGACAGCTTCTTCGCCGCCGTGCGCGAGCTCTGGCAGTCGGCCCGGCAGACGCCGCACGAGCAGTCGGCGATGCGCGCTTGGCTGCCGCGGTCCGGCCGATCTTGA
- a CDS encoding DUF3108 domain-containing protein — MPFFPLRFSRHRLWLCTAVLLASASLVASAAEPSTPPARDAEAKVYPTRIARSFTVLYQMQRGGIRGSGEFVWKRTGDAYEAHLKGTVAGLALINWASQGGFDAAGVAPGSYVEKRLGKSAREATFVRSESKIDFSGSAPDIPLVPGAQDRVSWLVQLQAILTADPAKAKAGGRVVMPVVGVRGRAETWIFEAAGAETVKTPAGNLRTQKLTRVLRQPDDTRAEVWVEPARQFLPVRIRLTLPPFDAPLDMTLADVSG, encoded by the coding sequence ATGCCTTTCTTTCCCCTGCGTTTTTCCCGGCATCGCCTCTGGCTGTGCACGGCGGTCCTGCTGGCCTCGGCCTCCTTGGTCGCCTCCGCCGCCGAACCGAGTACGCCGCCGGCGCGCGACGCCGAGGCCAAGGTCTACCCGACCCGCATCGCGCGCTCCTTCACCGTGCTCTATCAGATGCAGCGCGGTGGTATCCGGGGCAGCGGCGAGTTCGTCTGGAAACGCACGGGCGATGCCTACGAGGCGCACCTCAAGGGCACGGTCGCCGGCCTGGCGCTCATCAACTGGGCCAGCCAGGGCGGCTTCGACGCCGCGGGCGTGGCCCCCGGCAGCTACGTGGAGAAGCGCCTGGGCAAGTCCGCGCGGGAGGCGACCTTCGTGCGCAGCGAATCGAAAATCGATTTCTCGGGCTCCGCCCCGGACATCCCGCTGGTGCCGGGCGCGCAGGACCGCGTGAGCTGGCTGGTGCAGCTGCAGGCCATCCTGACGGCGGACCCGGCCAAGGCGAAGGCCGGCGGGCGGGTCGTGATGCCGGTGGTGGGCGTGCGCGGCCGAGCCGAAACCTGGATCTTCGAAGCCGCGGGTGCCGAGACGGTCAAGACCCCCGCGGGCAACCTGCGGACCCAGAAGCTGACACGCGTGCTGCGCCAGCCCGACGACACGCGGGCGGAGGTCTGGGTGGAGCCGGCGCGGCAGTTCCTTCCGGTGCGCATCCGCCTCACGCTGCCGCCCTTCGACGCGCCGCTCGACATGACGCTGGCCGACGTGAGCGGATAG